One Halictus rubicundus isolate RS-2024b chromosome 10, iyHalRubi1_principal, whole genome shotgun sequence genomic window carries:
- the Slmb gene encoding beta-transducin repeat containing E3 ubiquitin protein ligase slmb, which yields MINMETDKIIGDTNTNLQYPITILYDPTRKKELPTGVSPQYGQEKEICMKLFERWSEAEQINFVEQLLARMTHYQHGHINVYLKPMLQRDFVSLLPKKGLDHVAESILSYLDADSLIATELVCKEWHRVISEGMLWKKLIERKVRTDSIWRGLAERRGWIQYLFKPRPGQSHPNHSFYRSLYPKIVKDIDSIDNNWRMGRFNLQRINCRSENSKGVYCLQYDDQKIVSGLRDNTIKIWDRNTLQCIKVLTGHTGSVLCLQYDDKAIISGSSDSTVRVWDANTGEMLNTLIHHCEAVLHLRFNNGMMVTCSKDRSIAVWDMTSQTEIALRRVLVGHRAAVNVVDFDEKYIVSASGDRTIKVWSTSTCEFVRTLNGHRRGIACLQYRDCLVVSGSSDNTIRLWDIECGACLRVLEGHEELVRCIRFDSKHIVSGAYDGKIKVWDLVAALDPRALANSLCLRTLVEHTGRVFRLQFDEFQIVSSSHDDTILIWDFLNFTPSNGSISHGPSINASGNSTHTDTRSPSPFE from the exons ATGATCAACATGGAAACGGATAAGATTATCGGCGACACAAACACAAATCTTCAG tATCCAATAACAATACTCTACGACCCCACTCGCAAGAAAGAATTGCCAACGGGGGTATCTCCACAATATGGCCAGGAAAAAGAAATTTGCATGAAGTTGTTCGAGAGATGGAGCGAAGCGGAACAAATCAACTTCGTCGAACAATTGCTAGCCCGAATGACTCACTATCAGCATGGACACATCAATGTCTATCTAAAGCCAATGTTGCAGAGAGATTTCGTATCTCTATTACCAA AAAAAGGATTGGACCACGTGGCTGAAAGTATTCTTTCTTACCTGGACGCGGACTCGTTAATTGCGACGGAATTAGTATGTAAAGAATGGCACAGAGTGATTAGCGAGGGAATGCTTTGGAAGAAATTGATCGAGCGGAAAGTGCGGACCGATTCAATTTGGAGAGGACTCGCAGAGAGGAGGGGATG GATTCAATACTTATTCAAACCAAGACCAGGACAAAGTCACCCAAATCACAGTTTCTATAGATCTCTTTATCCTAAAATAGTTAAAGACAttgatagtatagataataatTGGAGAATGGGGAGATTCAATCTTCAAAGAATAAACTGTAGAAGTGAGAATTCGAAAGGCGTTTACTGTTTGCAATACGACGACCAGAAGATCGTCTCTGGTCTTCGAGACAATACCATTAAAATTTGGGACAGAAACACCCTGCAATGTATTAAAGTCTTAACAGGGCATACCGGTTCTGTTCTGTGTCTACAGTATGACGACAAAGCAATAATATCTGGTTCCTCTGATAGCACTGTAAGAGTTTGGGATGCTAATACCGGTGAAATGCTTAATACGTTGATACACCACTGCGAAGCGGTTCTACATCTCAGATTTAACAATGGAATGATGGTCACCTGTTCGAAG GATCGTTCAATAGCTGTATGGGACATGACATCGCAAACGGAAATCGCATTAAGAAGAGTGCTCGTCGGACACAGGGCAGCAGTTAATGTTGTTGATTTCGATGAAAAATATATCGTGTCTGCTAGTGGTGATAGGACTATCAAAGTATGGAGTACGTCCACATGCGAATTTGTGCGAACATTGAATGGGCATAGGCGTGGTATAGCGTGTTTGCAGTATAGGGACTGCTTAGTAGTTAGTGGTAGCAGTGATAACACAATCAGATTATGGGATATTGAATGTGGTGCGTGCTTACGTGTTCTAGAAGGACACGAAGAATTGGTCAGATGTATTAGATTCGATAGTAAACACATTGTTAGCGGTGCCTACGACGG CAAGATTAAAGTCTGGGACTTAGTGGCAGCCTTAGACCCGCGTGCTCTAGCCAACTCGCTCTGTTTACGTACATTAGTG GAGCACACAGGACGTGTATTCCGCCTTCAGTTCGACGAGTTCCAAATAGTTTCGTCATCGCACGATGATACAATATTAATTTGGGATTTCCTCAATTTTACTCCATCAAATGGAAGTATATCACACGGGCCATCAATAAATGCATCTGGCAATTCAACTCATACAGACACCAGATCTCCATCTC CATTTGAGTGA